One genomic window of Monodelphis domestica isolate mMonDom1 chromosome 1, mMonDom1.pri, whole genome shotgun sequence includes the following:
- the BCL2A1 gene encoding bcl-2-related protein A1, which translates to MDDYEFHYVHMLARDYLKHVQQTPPLGSCLNKTSQILQKVAFSVQQEVEKDMETCLSTLDIVSVESARRIFNSVMKKEFEDGIINWGRIVTIFAFGGILIKKLLRHRAPLTMGTQEEISHFIAEFIMNNIAEWIRQNGGWENGFVKNFEPNTVWPNFTDISTKIWGIFSFLK; encoded by the exons ATGGATGATTACGAGTTCCATTATGTTCACATGTTAGCTCGGGACTACTTGAAGCATGTTCAACAGACACCACCACTGGGATCATGTCTAAATAAGACATCTCAAATTCTACAAAAGGTTGCTTTCTCTGTCCAACAAGAAGTAGAAAAGGATATGGAAACATGCTTGAGCACTTTGGACATCGTTTCTGTAGAGTCTGCCAGAAGAATTTTCAATAGTGTTATGAAGAAGGAATTTGAGGATGGCATCATTAACTGGGGACGGATTGTCACCATATTTGCTTTTGGGGGAATTCTCATCAAGAAGCTTCTGAGACATAGAGCTCCACTGACTATGGGCACTCAGGaagaaatttctcattttattgccGAGTTCATAATGAACAATATAGCAGAGTGGATAAGACAAAATGGAGGATGG gaaaatGGCTTTGTAAAGAACTTTGAACCTAATACAGTGTGGCCGAACTTCACAGATATTTCAACAAAGATCTGGGGCATATTTTCCTTTCTGAAGTAA